The Lutibacter profundi genome includes a region encoding these proteins:
- a CDS encoding prolipoprotein diacylglyceryl transferase, producing the protein MHPELFNFYLPFYTHNVTVYTYAFCIVIGTLLASLYTKWRAKKDLNIINLPNTFFYIIFIAGFIGGKLFFYLERPVHFWSNPKLMLDNFSGGFVFYGSFITTIPIVIWYLKKRKISVLPMLDILAITTIIVHSIGRIGCFNAGCCYGSPTNSLFGIVFPTSNNVAVHPTQLYEATTLILLAILLLYIKKHQQFKGQLFLLYIGMYAISRAILELFRGDKRGFIIEEILSHSQFIALLILLTSLFFYKKLKTKNKLILNN; encoded by the coding sequence ATGCATCCAGAATTGTTTAATTTTTATTTACCTTTTTACACCCATAATGTAACTGTTTACACCTATGCATTTTGCATTGTTATTGGTACATTATTAGCCTCGCTTTATACAAAATGGAGAGCAAAAAAAGACTTAAACATAATTAACCTACCAAACACATTTTTCTACATTATTTTTATAGCTGGTTTTATTGGTGGAAAATTATTTTTCTACTTAGAAAGGCCTGTACATTTTTGGAGTAACCCAAAATTGATGCTCGATAATTTTTCTGGCGGATTTGTATTTTATGGTTCGTTTATAACCACTATTCCAATTGTTATTTGGTATTTAAAAAAGCGAAAAATATCGGTATTACCAATGCTAGATATTTTAGCAATTACCACCATAATAGTACATAGTATTGGTAGAATTGGTTGCTTTAATGCTGGTTGCTGTTATGGTTCCCCAACAAATAGCTTATTTGGTATTGTGTTTCCTACATCAAATAATGTAGCTGTACATCCAACTCAATTATACGAAGCAACTACCTTAATTTTATTAGCAATTTTGCTTCTTTATATAAAAAAACATCAACAATTTAAAGGGCAATTATTCTTGCTTTATATTGGAATGTATGCAATTTCAAGAGCAATATTAGAACTTTTTAGAGGAGATAAAAGAGGTTTTATTATTGAAGAAATTCTATCTCACTCTCAATTTATAGCGCTACTAATCTTACTTACATCATTATTCTTTTACAAAAAATTAAAAACGAAAAACAAATTAATCCTTAATAACTAA
- a CDS encoding putative metal-binding motif-containing protein — translation MKKSILNIGVPITLLIIAIFIIGPACTGDPDEYSYNWWPDTDLDGFGDSYENPVVATNNNAPSNYVRDNSDCDDSNATIYPEATEIPDNTIDEDCNDLYGYTFYADKDGDGFGAGSPVILDLDLGANTPDNYATNDADCDDDNAAINPLADEIAGNGIDDNCDGNIDVVEYYIDADGDGYGSTAFAAAQGVTNNIDCDDTNDEIHPYAQEKNNGIDDDCDGLIDEGY, via the coding sequence ATGAAAAAAAGTATTTTAAACATTGGAGTACCTATAACTTTATTAATAATAGCCATATTTATAATTGGGCCAGCCTGTACGGGAGATCCAGACGAATATAGCTACAATTGGTGGCCTGATACAGATTTAGATGGATTTGGAGATTCATATGAAAATCCGGTTGTAGCAACCAATAATAATGCTCCTTCAAACTATGTAAGAGACAATTCAGACTGTGATGACAGTAATGCAACTATATATCCAGAAGCAACTGAAATACCAGATAATACTATTGATGAAGATTGTAATGACTTATATGGGTATACTTTTTATGCAGACAAAGATGGTGATGGCTTTGGAGCTGGAAGTCCAGTGATTCTTGATTTAGATTTAGGTGCTAATACACCCGATAATTATGCAACTAACGATGCTGATTGTGATGATGACAATGCTGCGATAAATCCTTTAGCTGATGAAATTGCAGGAAATGGTATAGATGACAATTGCGATGGAAATATAGATGTTGTTGAATATTATATTGATGCTGATGGTGATGGTTATGGATCAACTGCCTTTGCTGCAGCACAAGGTGTTACCAACAACATAGATTGTGATGATACAAACGATGAAATTCACCCGTATGCACAGGAGAAGAACAACGGTATTGATGATGATTGTGATGGTTTGATTGATGAAGGATATTAA
- a CDS encoding histidine kinase yields MKHKKLHSTIIFTLLIWGFFSVHTIFLKKSESIVKKGIAFFMLLFTFTISFAQKYTNYTTKNGLPSNHIYTILQDSDDFIWFLTDKGMVKFNGNNFKVFTTKQGLPNNDAWDGFTTPDSKLWYLSKASKLGYIENDSVHSFPNNDDEKIINPIFSSQIGNNVYPTGPKNTYKLINGKWEVQEFNKTKIIDKTIIYNKKISQISINFKQDTLNIINKKNTIIKQIAVRNLLKHLSVRGQITDSLFTWVSEKEYLILNLNTLKLKNFLFKDEIGLETVKHARINLINNKLQITGAGFVGFLDDKLHIKDPFYFPSELKSHFALIDKNNAIWFATFSNGVYKLPYVKRTVSYSLNNQKTGRLSVTNNGIYTTCFNKGFYKMDTVTNKFNLFLKEEEFPFRVKEIKELNTVFFPSNYKLRYFKNKKLTTVDYRKSGEFLNGVANQLIYHNTNLYSIFAFGVNKLNTKTFTIEKEYLQSGCNYLFAFNNQLLIATNNGLKELKNDRIIDVKLNNNHFNKSILSLNKISSHQFLINTDGFGSYISNFNTITQLPNSEFLTVENAFIDTNDIWLATNEGILKYTKIKETYKFIKKLNSNNGLPSNIVNDILIRKNKIIASTNNGIVILPKDQENISQFLTIYLENANYNNQKITGENSTFNYKNDNTITFSVSSINFDENVSKLNYNYKLSPVQKNWINTTSTTINFTDLPPNNYNLELEAQGITKNYTFRITPLWYQHTISKIGISLLILVFLSFLLLKIRNRELAKKTAKLNTQKQLAEYELHALRSQMNPHFVFNSLNAIQYYITKNEIELSEKYLVRFSRLIRKFFDFSRDKFITLEQEISLLKNYLEVEKMRFGKDFNYKFNIDKTLNLNEQKIPTMLLQPIVENAVNHGLFHNEGKGLIKIEFLKNPLHDFVVKISDNGVGLKKAKEIRENSIKTHISKSSEIIQNRIELLNQSKAWFITYSIQELQNSTGTIVQLTFTNNE; encoded by the coding sequence TTGAAACACAAGAAACTCCATAGTACTATTATTTTCACATTATTAATATGGGGTTTTTTTTCTGTTCATACTATATTTTTAAAGAAGTCAGAAAGTATAGTAAAAAAAGGAATTGCATTTTTTATGTTACTTTTTACTTTTACTATTTCATTTGCTCAAAAATATACCAATTACACAACAAAGAACGGTTTACCTAGCAATCATATTTACACCATTTTACAAGATTCCGATGATTTTATTTGGTTTTTAACCGATAAAGGAATGGTGAAATTTAATGGTAACAATTTTAAAGTATTTACCACAAAGCAAGGCTTACCTAATAATGATGCATGGGATGGTTTTACAACACCCGACAGTAAACTTTGGTACTTATCAAAAGCTTCAAAACTTGGCTATATAGAAAATGACAGTGTGCATTCTTTTCCAAATAATGATGATGAGAAAATAATAAATCCTATTTTTTCAAGCCAAATTGGAAATAATGTTTACCCAACAGGACCTAAAAATACGTATAAACTTATTAATGGAAAATGGGAAGTGCAAGAATTTAACAAGACTAAAATTATAGATAAAACAATCATTTACAACAAAAAAATAAGTCAAATTTCAATTAATTTCAAACAAGACACTTTAAATATTATTAATAAAAAAAATACTATTATTAAACAGATTGCTGTACGCAACTTATTGAAACACCTTTCTGTAAGAGGGCAAATTACCGATAGTTTATTTACTTGGGTTTCAGAAAAAGAGTATTTAATTTTAAACCTTAATACATTAAAATTAAAGAATTTCTTATTTAAAGATGAAATAGGATTAGAAACTGTAAAACACGCACGTATTAATTTAATAAACAACAAATTACAAATAACAGGGGCTGGATTTGTTGGGTTTTTAGACGATAAACTACATATTAAAGATCCTTTTTACTTTCCGAGTGAACTAAAATCACACTTTGCTTTAATTGATAAAAATAACGCTATTTGGTTTGCTACTTTTTCAAACGGAGTTTACAAACTTCCTTATGTGAAACGCACTGTTAGTTATTCATTAAACAATCAAAAAACCGGGAGATTAAGTGTTACAAATAACGGAATTTATACAACTTGCTTTAATAAAGGGTTTTATAAAATGGATACAGTAACAAATAAATTTAACCTTTTTTTAAAAGAAGAAGAATTCCCTTTTAGAGTTAAAGAAATTAAAGAACTAAACACCGTGTTTTTTCCCTCAAATTATAAACTACGTTATTTCAAAAATAAAAAACTAACAACAGTTGATTATAGAAAATCAGGTGAATTTTTAAATGGTGTTGCTAACCAACTCATTTATCACAATACGAATTTATACAGTATATTTGCTTTTGGGGTTAATAAACTAAACACCAAAACTTTTACAATAGAAAAAGAATATTTACAATCTGGCTGTAACTATTTATTTGCTTTTAACAACCAGTTATTAATTGCTACTAATAATGGTTTAAAAGAATTAAAAAACGATCGTATAATTGACGTGAAATTAAACAATAATCATTTTAACAAATCTATTTTATCTTTAAATAAAATTTCTTCTCACCAGTTTTTAATAAATACGGATGGTTTTGGGAGTTACATTTCCAATTTTAATACCATAACTCAATTACCAAATTCTGAATTTTTAACCGTTGAAAATGCTTTTATTGATACTAATGATATTTGGTTAGCTACCAATGAAGGGATTTTAAAATACACCAAAATTAAGGAAACATACAAATTCATAAAAAAATTAAATTCAAACAATGGCCTTCCTTCAAATATTGTTAATGATATTTTAATTCGTAAAAATAAAATTATAGCGAGTACCAATAATGGTATTGTAATACTTCCAAAAGACCAAGAAAATATATCACAATTTTTAACCATATATTTAGAAAACGCTAACTATAATAATCAAAAAATAACAGGGGAAAATTCAACTTTCAACTATAAAAATGATAACACTATTACATTTTCAGTTTCAAGTATAAATTTTGATGAAAATGTTTCAAAATTAAATTACAACTACAAACTATCACCCGTTCAAAAAAACTGGATTAATACCACATCTACAACTATAAACTTTACTGATTTACCGCCAAACAACTATAATTTAGAACTAGAAGCACAGGGGATTACTAAAAATTACACATTTAGAATAACACCTTTATGGTATCAACACACTATTTCAAAAATTGGAATTTCACTACTAATATTAGTGTTTTTAAGCTTTTTATTACTCAAAATTAGAAATAGAGAATTAGCTAAAAAAACAGCAAAATTAAATACACAAAAACAATTAGCTGAATATGAGTTGCATGCGTTACGATCACAAATGAACCCTCACTTTGTGTTTAATTCCCTAAATGCTATTCAATATTACATCACAAAAAATGAAATTGAATTATCTGAAAAATATTTAGTGCGATTTTCTAGATTGATTCGTAAATTCTTCGATTTTTCAAGAGACAAATTTATAACTTTAGAACAGGAAATTTCTTTACTAAAAAATTACTTAGAAGTTGAAAAAATGCGTTTTGGCAAAGATTTCAACTACAAATTTAACATTGATAAAACACTAAATTTAAACGAACAAAAAATCCCCACAATGCTTTTACAACCCATTGTTGAAAATGCGGTTAATCACGGTTTATTTCATAATGAAGGTAAAGGGTTAATTAAAATTGAATTTTTAAAAAACCCTTTGCATGATTTTGTTGTAAAAATATCAGACAATGGTGTTGGGCTTAAAAAAGCCAAAGAAATAAGAGAAAACTCGATAAAAACACACATTTCAAAATCTAGTGAAATCATTCAAAACAGAATAGAATTATTGAACCAATCTAAAGCGTGGTTTATAACGTATTCTATTCAAGAATTGCAAAATTCAACGGGTACAATTGTTCAACTAACTTTTACAAATAATGAGTAA
- a CDS encoding LytR/AlgR family response regulator transcription factor, translating into MSNTIQAIIVDDEKNALESLALKVSKYFPNINITHKFQNPQKAVEEINKNHPHILFLDIEMPVLSGFDVLSKIENPNFEIIFVTAYNEYAIDAIKHCAIGYIVKPIDNDELKAAIENALKNINQKSALEKNRQLLENLVSNGNSVIVIPTQKGLSFIKTDAIIRFEGIDGYTKIILTNKTTILSSYSIGKFTKTTALHNFYLVHKSHFINISFIKEYLNEGYIVLTNNDKIPVSKIRRIEFLEKIRNN; encoded by the coding sequence ATGAGTAATACTATACAAGCAATAATTGTTGATGACGAAAAAAATGCCTTGGAAAGTTTAGCTTTAAAAGTGTCTAAATATTTCCCAAACATTAATATAACCCATAAATTTCAAAACCCACAAAAAGCAGTTGAAGAAATAAACAAAAACCATCCACATATTTTATTTTTAGATATTGAAATGCCTGTTTTAAGTGGTTTTGACGTGTTGTCTAAAATTGAAAATCCTAATTTTGAAATTATTTTTGTAACCGCTTATAACGAATATGCTATTGACGCCATAAAACATTGTGCCATTGGTTATATTGTAAAACCTATAGATAATGATGAATTAAAAGCTGCTATTGAAAATGCTTTAAAGAATATTAATCAAAAAAGTGCTTTAGAAAAAAACAGACAACTTTTAGAAAACTTAGTCTCAAATGGCAACTCAGTTATTGTAATTCCTACTCAAAAAGGGTTGAGCTTTATAAAAACCGATGCTATTATTCGTTTTGAAGGCATAGATGGTTATACTAAAATTATTTTAACAAATAAAACTACTATTTTAAGTTCGTATAGTATTGGAAAATTCACTAAAACAACTGCTTTACACAATTTTTACTTAGTGCATAAATCTCATTTTATTAATATAAGTTTTATTAAAGAATATTTAAATGAAGGTTATATTGTATTAACTAATAATGATAAAATTCCAGTTTCAAAAATAAGACGCATCGAGTTTTTAGAAAAAATTAGAAACAATTAA